The sequence TTATAACCGCGCGGAAGAACTCGCGAAAATGGCGGTTGAAGAATCCGGCATGGGCGTTTACGAAGACAAGGTTGCGAAGTGCAAGGGAAAATCCAAATGTATCTGGAACAGCCTGAAAGGTAAAAAGTCCTATGGAATCATTGACGAGAATAAGGAAACTGGAATTATCAAGGTGGCAAAGCCCAAGGGCGTTGTGGGCGCGGTAACGCCGGTCACCAATCCGGTAGTTACGCCTATGTGCAACGCGATGTTCGCGCTTAAAGGCAAGAATGCGATCGTGGTTGCGCCGCATCCGCGTACAAGCAACCTCAACAAATATGTTGTGGATTTGTTCCGCGCGGAGCTCAAAAAGCTCGGCCTGCCGGAAGACCTTGTACAGACGATCGAGAATCCATCGCTCGATATGACGCAGGAAGTTATGAAGACGGCGGACGTAGTCGTCGCGACGGGCGGCGCGGGCATGGTGAAGTCGGCATATTCGAGCGGCAAACCGGCGCTTGGTGTTGGCCCCGGCAACGTACAGGTTATCATTGACCGCGGCGTGGATTACGACGCGGCTGCCGATATGGTGATCTCGGGACGCAAGTTCGATAACGGTATCATCTGCTCGGGCGAACAGTGCATTATTGTTCCCAAGGATGAATATGATACGGTAATCAAGGCGTTTGAGAAAAACGGCGCTTATTATATTGAAAATCCGGACGAGGTTGAGAAGTTCGCACAGACGATTTTCCCCGGCGGCGTGATCTCCAAGGATGTGGTGGGGCAGAGCGTGCAGAAGATCGCGGGCCTCGCGGGCGTGAGCGTTCCGGAAGGGACGAAAGTAGTCGTATTAAAGGCGCGTGGCGTAGGCCGCAAAGATTTGCTGTGCAAGGAAAAAATGTGCCCGTTTATGATCGCGATCCCGTATGATACGTTTGAGGAAGCAATGGATATTGCTTACGAGAACCTGGATTATGAGGGCAAGGGACACACTTGCGCGATTCATTCCAACGATATGGAGCATGTACGCATGGTCGGCGAGCACATGCCGGTAAGTCGTATCGTAGTAAACCAGCCTTCGTCCACAACGGCGGGCGGTGCGTTGACGAACGGATTTTCTCCGACGACGACTCTTGGCTGCGGTTCCTGGGGGAACAACAGCATTTCTGAAAACCTGAATTATACGCACCTGATCAACGTTTCGCAGATCGGCCTTTACAATAAGGACAAAAAGATCCCGACTGACGAAGAAATCTGGGCGTAGTCAAACAACGATATTTTCCGATGGAGCCGACCCTTGGCTCCATCGTGGATTTATCTGAATACAGAGGCAAATGGTTCAGATCGGTATTGAACAAAAACAGGTACAGTCCCAAATATTGGGACAACAAATGCAGCAGGCGTTGTTCCTGCTGAAAATGAACGCGCTTGAGTTAAACGACTATTTAAAGCAGGCGGTAACCGACAATCCAGTGCTGGAGCTTGCAGAGGCGAAGCTGGCCCAGGAAAACGAAGTATTTCGCCTTAAACGCGACGGTAAGGTCGTTCGTATGGCGGCGGGCACATCGGGCCAGGAGGGAAGCGAGGTCGCGGCAAAGCAGACCTTGACAGAAGACCTTTTAAGGCAGCTCGGCCTTAAGAAGCTGGGGAACACAGACAAAAGGATTGCGATGGCAATTATATACAGCCTTGATACCAAAGGATATTTTACAGAAGATTATGACGAATTTGCCCTTGGTTACGCTACTTCACCGGAGCAGGTAAAGAAATCGCTGCGGATTGTTCAGTCTTTGGATCCGGCGGGAATTGGAGCGCGGAACGTAAAAGAATGTTTGATCCTGCAGTTGAAACGGCAAGGGGTGAAGCAGCCGCAGCCCTACGCGATCATCAGGAGCCACCTGCGCGACCTGGCGCAGGATAAAAAGGAGAGGATCGCGGCCGCGCTTAAGATACCTGAAAAGGAATGTGAGAAATACTGCAACATGGTACGTTCCCTCTGGCCAGCGGTAAACGGTATCAAGGCAGGGGAATTGGTGCAATATGTGCATCCGGAGATCGTTATTGAAAAAGACGGGAATACGCTTGCCATAAGGTTTGCAGAGGAAAGGCTTCCGCATCTTTCTATCAATCCGGAATACCGAGGGATGGAAAACGCGGATGACGAGGCAAAGGCATATCTGAAAGAACGCTATCTGGAAGCAAACCGCATGATCAGTTCGCTTAAGTTGTGGAAAACGATGATACGCAGGGTTATGGAAAGGATCGCCGAAAAGCAAGAGGGCTTTTTCCTGAAAAATGAGGCGCTGAGGCCAATGAAGCTTTCCGACCTGGCAGGAGAACTCGATGTGAGCGTTTCCACCATAAGCAGAGCGGTCGCTGGTAAATACCTGATTTGCGAGCGGGGCGTTTATCCTCTGAAATATTTCTTTGTGCGGAGCTTTCAGGCAAACGAGGCGCAGGTCAGCAGCGATTATATCCGCGAGGCGATACTTGAGATGCTGGAAAAGGAACCGACGCTTCCGGATACGGAGCTGGCACGCAGGCTTAAGGAACGGGGAATCGGCATCGCGCGGCGGACTGTCGCCAAATACCGTAATAAAATGGGAATCGAATCGGTGTATCACCGAGTGAAGATATTGTAAAAAAACGTTATGTTTAGGAGAGAGATATGGATTTCACATTAAGCAAAGAACACCAAATGCTGCAAACGCTTTTCCGCGATTTTGCAGAAAAAGAAGTGAAGCCGCTCGCCGAGGAACTGGACGAAGAAGAAAGGTTTCCGGTTGAGACGGTAGAGAAGATGAAGAAGTACGGCTTTTTGGGTATACCTTTCCCCAAAGAGTACGGCGGACAGGGCTGCGATACGCTTGCGTATATCATGTGCGTGGAAGAGCTTTCGAAAGTATGCGCTACAACGGGCGTCATCGTTTCGGCACATACGTCGCTGGGTTCCAACCCAATCAAGCAGTACGGTACGGAAGAGCAAAAGCAGAAATATCTGGTGCCGCTCGCAAAGGGCGAAAAGCTTGGCGCTTTCGGCCTTACGGAAGCGGGCGCGGGCACGGACGCTTCCGGACAGCAGACAAAGGCTGTGCTGGATGGCGATCATTATGTGCTGAATGGCAATAAGATATTTATCACAAACGCCGGCTATGCGGATATTTACATCATTATGGCAATGACGGATAAATCCAAAGGCAATCACGGTATTTCGGCATTTATCGTAGAAAAGGATTTCCCGGGCTTTTCCGTGGGTAAAAAAGAACGCAAGATGGGCATCCGCGGCAGCGCGACGGCGGAACTGATCATGGAAAACTGCATCGTTCCCAAAGAAAATCTTTTGGGAAAAGAGGGACAGGGGTTCAAAATCGCGATGAATACGCTGGACGGCGGCCGTATCGGTATCGCCGCGCAGGCGCTGGGCATCGCGGAAGGCGCGCTCAATGAAGCGATTACGTATGTAAAAGAGAGAAAGCAGTTTGGCAGACCGCTTTCCAAATTCCAGAATACGCAGTTTGTGATCGCCGATCTAAAGGCCAAAATCGAAGCCGCGCAGTTGCTTGTTTACCGGGCGGCGATCGCAAAAGATACGCAGGAGCGTTTTTCGGTGGAAGCGGCGATGGCAAAGCTTATCGCGGCGGAAACAGCAATGGAAGTAACGACCAAATGCGTACAGCTTTTGGGCGGCTACGGATATACCAGAGAATATCCGCTGGAGCGCATGATGCGCGACGCGAAGATCACAGAGATCTACGAGGGTACCAGCGAAGTTCAGCGTATGGTTATTTCCGGCGCTGCGCTAAAGTAAACGGAAGGGGGAAAACACATTGAATATCGTTGTTTGCATCAAACAGGTTCCGGATACGAACGAAGTAAAGCTGGATCCGAATACAGGAACGCTCATTCGTGAAGGCGTTCCGTCGATTATCAATCCTGATGATAAGGCGGGCCTCGAGGCTGCCTTGAGATTAAAGGACTCCACGGGGGCAAAGGTAAGCGTGATTTCTATGGGGCCGCCGCAGGCAGATTTGGCCTTAAGGGAAGCCCTCGCGATGGGCGCAGACGAAGCGATTCTGGTAACTGACAGGGCGTTTGGCGGGGCCGATACCTGGGCGACGTCTTCGACGCTTGCTTCGGCCATCAAAAAGCTTCCGTTCGATCTGATCATCACGGGCCGCCAGGCGATCGACGGGGACACGGCGCAGGTTGGGCCGCAGATTGCGGAGCATTTGAAGCTTCCCAACATCAGCTATGCGGAAGAAATCAAAATCGAGGGCGACAGCATTGTTGTCAAACGCCAGTATGAGGACAGATACCACTTGCTGAAAGCGAAAATGCCGTGCCTGATCACCGCGCTTGCAGAGCTCAACGAGCCGCGCTATATGACTCCTATGGGTATTTTCGACGCATACAGGGAGCAGGAAGTCAAAATCTGGACGCTTGAGGATCTGGATGTTGACAGGAGTAATATCGGGCTTAAAGGTTCTCCGACGCATGTATTCAAATCATTCACGAAGCCGCTTAAGGCAGCGGGAACGGTCATCAATACAGACGCGCAGGAATCGGTTGAATTTCTGATGGAAAAACTCCGCAGCAAATTCATTATTTGACGGAAAGTGGGAAAAAAGATGAATATACAGGATTATAAAGGCGTATTCGTATTCGCACAGCAGGAAGATAATAAACTGACAAGCGTTTCTTTGGAGCTTGTCGGCAAGGCGAAAGAACTGGCGGCAGACCTCGGTACGGAAGTAACGGCGGTCGTGCTTGGTTCCGATATAGGGGCAATGGCGGAAAAACTCGGACGCTATGGCGCGGATAACGTGATCCTCGCGGACGCGCCCGAGCTCAAAATCTATATGACAGAGCCATATGCGCATGTGCTGACACAGATCATCCAGGACAAAAAGCCGGAGATCGTCCTTTACGGCGCAACGGCAATCGGCAGGGACCTCGCCCCGAGAGTATCGGCACGCGTACATACGGGGCTCACGGCAGACTGTACGGGCCTTGAGATCGATCCGGAAACAAAAAATCTGCGCATGACGCGTCCGGCTTTCGGCGGCAACATCATGGCGACCATCATTTGTCCGGATTACCGTCCGCAGATGGCGACTGTACGCCCGGGCGTAATGCAGAGAATCAAACCGGCCGAGTCGCACGCTAAAGTGGAGAATTATCCCGTAAGCGTTCCTAAGGAGAGCGTGAACGTGGAGATCTTAGACATTATCAAAAAGGTCAACGACAAAATGGATATTCAGGACGCGAATATCCTTGTGTCCGGCGGACGCGGTATGGGAGGTCCGGAAAACTTCAAGCTTTTGGAAGACCTGGCGGAGGCGTTCGGCGGAGATACGACTGTCAGTTCCTCGCGTGCATGCGTGGACGCGGGCTGGGTTCCGAAAGATAGGCAGGTAGGACAAACGGGAAAAACAGTTCGCCCGAATCTTTATATCGCATGCGGAATTTCCGGTGCGATCCAGCATCTGGCGGGTATGGAAGATTCCGACGTGATCATTGCGATCAACAAGGATGAAACGGCTCCTATCTTTGAAGTGGCGGATTTCGGCGTTGTAGGCGACGTACTCAAGATCCTCCCGCTTTTCACAGAACAGGTCAAACGCTCGATTCAGGAGAGAAAAGACGCGTAAGAGGCGCATACCGTAAATGTAAAAGGACATCGATTGCCGATGTCCTTTTTTTATTTCAGAGCATATCCGCTTGTCCGGCGATACTTAGGAAGCCGCGCAAAGGCGGCGAAAGATGCTTTTCGCGGTGGTAAACCGTATAGTTGGTGTTTTTCAAATGCATATCCCGCACATCAAGCCGTATCAGCTTGCCGGAGGCAAGCTCCTCTGCCACCAGGAGCTCGGGCAGGATGGCAATGCCAAAGCCGTTTTGCGCCGCGTGAATCAACGCCTGCGAATCGACGCTGGTCCATACAGGCTCGCAGACGAGT comes from Christensenellaceae bacterium and encodes:
- the sucD gene encoding succinate-semialdehyde dehydrogenase → MANVAEIFEKARIAQAEYEKSASQEQVDAAVKAIGQVVYNRAEELAKMAVEESGMGVYEDKVAKCKGKSKCIWNSLKGKKSYGIIDENKETGIIKVAKPKGVVGAVTPVTNPVVTPMCNAMFALKGKNAIVVAPHPRTSNLNKYVVDLFRAELKKLGLPEDLVQTIENPSLDMTQEVMKTADVVVATGGAGMVKSAYSSGKPALGVGPGNVQVIIDRGVDYDAAADMVISGRKFDNGIICSGEQCIIVPKDEYDTVIKAFEKNGAYYIENPDEVEKFAQTIFPGGVISKDVVGQSVQKIAGLAGVSVPEGTKVVVLKARGVGRKDLLCKEKMCPFMIAIPYDTFEEAMDIAYENLDYEGKGHTCAIHSNDMEHVRMVGEHMPVSRIVVNQPSSTTAGGALTNGFSPTTTLGCGSWGNNSISENLNYTHLINVSQIGLYNKDKKIPTDEEIWA
- the sigL gene encoding RNA polymerase sigma-54 factor encodes the protein MVQIGIEQKQVQSQILGQQMQQALFLLKMNALELNDYLKQAVTDNPVLELAEAKLAQENEVFRLKRDGKVVRMAAGTSGQEGSEVAAKQTLTEDLLRQLGLKKLGNTDKRIAMAIIYSLDTKGYFTEDYDEFALGYATSPEQVKKSLRIVQSLDPAGIGARNVKECLILQLKRQGVKQPQPYAIIRSHLRDLAQDKKERIAAALKIPEKECEKYCNMVRSLWPAVNGIKAGELVQYVHPEIVIEKDGNTLAIRFAEERLPHLSINPEYRGMENADDEAKAYLKERYLEANRMISSLKLWKTMIRRVMERIAEKQEGFFLKNEALRPMKLSDLAGELDVSVSTISRAVAGKYLICERGVYPLKYFFVRSFQANEAQVSSDYIREAILEMLEKEPTLPDTELARRLKERGIGIARRTVAKYRNKMGIESVYHRVKIL
- the bcd2 gene encoding butyryl-CoA dehydrogenase, whose translation is MDFTLSKEHQMLQTLFRDFAEKEVKPLAEELDEEERFPVETVEKMKKYGFLGIPFPKEYGGQGCDTLAYIMCVEELSKVCATTGVIVSAHTSLGSNPIKQYGTEEQKQKYLVPLAKGEKLGAFGLTEAGAGTDASGQQTKAVLDGDHYVLNGNKIFITNAGYADIYIIMAMTDKSKGNHGISAFIVEKDFPGFSVGKKERKMGIRGSATAELIMENCIVPKENLLGKEGQGFKIAMNTLDGGRIGIAAQALGIAEGALNEAITYVKERKQFGRPLSKFQNTQFVIADLKAKIEAAQLLVYRAAIAKDTQERFSVEAAMAKLIAAETAMEVTTKCVQLLGGYGYTREYPLERMMRDAKITEIYEGTSEVQRMVISGAALK
- the etfB_2 gene encoding electron transfer flavoprotein subunit beta, with protein sequence MNIVVCIKQVPDTNEVKLDPNTGTLIREGVPSIINPDDKAGLEAALRLKDSTGAKVSVISMGPPQADLALREALAMGADEAILVTDRAFGGADTWATSSTLASAIKKLPFDLIITGRQAIDGDTAQVGPQIAEHLKLPNISYAEEIKIEGDSIVVKRQYEDRYHLLKAKMPCLITALAELNEPRYMTPMGIFDAYREQEVKIWTLEDLDVDRSNIGLKGSPTHVFKSFTKPLKAAGTVINTDAQESVEFLMEKLRSKFII
- a CDS encoding electron transfer flavoprotein subunit alpha/FixB family protein, with the protein product MNIQDYKGVFVFAQQEDNKLTSVSLELVGKAKELAADLGTEVTAVVLGSDIGAMAEKLGRYGADNVILADAPELKIYMTEPYAHVLTQIIQDKKPEIVLYGATAIGRDLAPRVSARVHTGLTADCTGLEIDPETKNLRMTRPAFGGNIMATIICPDYRPQMATVRPGVMQRIKPAESHAKVENYPVSVPKESVNVEILDIIKKVNDKMDIQDANILVSGGRGMGGPENFKLLEDLAEAFGGDTTVSSSRACVDAGWVPKDRQVGQTGKTVRPNLYIACGISGAIQHLAGMEDSDVIIAINKDETAPIFEVADFGVVGDVLKILPLFTEQVKRSIQERKDA